From the Bacillus tuaregi genome, one window contains:
- a CDS encoding ribonuclease J — MKRKENESIKLIALGGVGEIGKNMYIVEVDEDIFVIDAGLMFPENEMLGIDIVIPDYSYLVQNENRIKGIFLTHGHEDHIGGLSYLLREINVPVYGTKLTLAFAETKMKEQDYHQKAQFIEITSDSILEFDTVQISFFKTNHSIPDSVAICIHTSDGVIVHTGDFKFDQSASDPYKPEIGKMVQIGEKGVLCLLSDSTDAEKPGYTSSEAVVAREMNDAFYNAKGRIIAACFASDLNRIQHIFDAAYESRRKVAIVGKSLQRIFDIVIKLGYLQVHDEIIIPVSEIQNYSDDEIVVLATGRQGEPIEALQKMAKQTHKNVNIQKGDTVVFAVSALRGNELFISKTVDMLFRAGAIVLAGKNSYHTSSHASQEELKFMINIMNPKFFIPVHGEFKMLKAHAKVAKECGLTDDRIYLPEKGEMIELKNDRIRPAGRVPAGNVLIDGSGVGDVGNIVLRDRKLLSQDGILIVVVTLNKKEKKISSGPEIISRGFVYVRESEKLLDEASKRVREIVDQSILRDSFDWAVIKQDMRDCLNQFLYEKTKRRPMILPIIMEVK; from the coding sequence TTGAAGAGAAAAGAAAACGAGAGTATTAAACTTATTGCACTTGGGGGAGTTGGCGAAATCGGCAAGAATATGTATATAGTGGAAGTGGATGAAGACATATTTGTCATTGATGCCGGATTAATGTTTCCTGAAAATGAAATGCTCGGAATTGATATTGTTATCCCCGATTACAGCTATTTAGTTCAAAATGAAAACAGAATTAAGGGGATTTTTTTAACACATGGTCATGAGGATCATATCGGCGGGTTATCCTACCTTTTACGTGAAATTAATGTCCCTGTATATGGAACGAAACTAACTCTGGCATTTGCTGAAACCAAAATGAAAGAACAGGATTATCATCAAAAAGCTCAGTTTATTGAAATTACGTCTGATTCGATACTTGAATTTGATACGGTACAAATTTCATTCTTTAAAACCAATCACAGCATTCCAGATTCGGTTGCAATTTGTATTCATACCTCTGATGGCGTTATTGTACATACGGGTGATTTCAAGTTTGACCAATCTGCTAGCGACCCGTACAAGCCTGAAATCGGAAAAATGGTTCAAATTGGTGAGAAGGGTGTCCTGTGTCTTTTATCTGATAGTACAGATGCGGAGAAACCGGGATATACATCTTCTGAGGCTGTTGTGGCAAGAGAAATGAATGATGCTTTCTATAATGCAAAAGGACGAATTATTGCAGCTTGTTTTGCCTCTGATTTAAACCGAATCCAGCATATTTTTGATGCTGCATATGAAAGTAGACGAAAAGTAGCCATCGTTGGTAAAAGCCTGCAGCGTATTTTTGATATTGTTATTAAGCTCGGATATTTGCAGGTGCATGATGAAATTATTATCCCAGTATCAGAAATTCAAAATTATTCCGATGATGAAATCGTGGTACTAGCAACGGGACGTCAGGGAGAACCAATAGAAGCCTTGCAAAAAATGGCAAAGCAAACTCATAAAAATGTAAATATTCAAAAAGGGGATACCGTTGTATTTGCTGTTTCTGCTTTGCGGGGAAATGAGTTATTTATTTCAAAAACAGTTGATATGCTATTCCGGGCTGGGGCGATTGTATTAGCGGGCAAAAACTCCTATCACACCTCAAGTCATGCTAGTCAGGAAGAACTCAAGTTTATGATTAATATCATGAATCCGAAGTTTTTCATTCCCGTTCATGGCGAGTTTAAGATGTTAAAGGCCCATGCCAAAGTAGCGAAAGAGTGTGGCTTAACTGACGATCGTATCTATTTGCCAGAGAAGGGTGAAATGATTGAATTAAAAAATGATCGGATTCGCCCTGCAGGCCGGGTCCCAGCTGGCAACGTACTGATAGATGGCAGCGGTGTTGGTGATGTTGGAAATATTGTGCTGCGAGACCGTAAGCTATTGTCGCAGGATGGGATATTAATTGTTGTGGTAACGTTAAATAAAAAAGAAAAGAAAATTTCATCTGGTCCTGAAATTATTTCAAGAGGGTTTGTCTATGTCAGGGAGTCGGAAAAATTGTTAGATGAAGCATCGAAACGAGTACGTGAGATTGTTGACCAAAGTATTCTGCGAGATTCCTTTGATTGGGCTGTCATTAAACAGGATATGCGTGATTGTTTAAACCAATTCCTCTATGAAAAAACAAAGCGCAGACCAATGATTTTACCGATTATTATGGAAGTAAAATAG
- a CDS encoding YlzJ-like family protein produces MILYTTMPQELVYQTQESEYEKQKVIDYDGIPLLVEMNENHDYRVLRVMSSDPSHYMDNRLCPGAILANKKDS; encoded by the coding sequence ATGATTCTATATACAACAATGCCACAGGAACTTGTATATCAAACTCAAGAATCAGAGTATGAAAAACAAAAGGTCATTGATTACGATGGAATTCCGTTATTGGTTGAAATGAATGAAAACCATGATTATCGTGTCTTACGGGTTATGAGTAGTGATCCAAGCCATTATATGGATAATCGTTTATGTCCGGGAGCTATACTCGCAAATAAGAAAGATTCATGA
- the dapA gene encoding 4-hydroxy-tetrahydrodipicolinate synthase: MIRFGRVSTAMVTPFDSKGHIDFPKTTQLINYLIANGTDSLVVSGTTGESPTLTKEEKLALFAHVVKVVDKRVSVIAGTGNYNTYESIEMTKQAEKMGVDGIMLVAPYYNKPNQEGLYQHFKAIAESTSLPILLYNIPGRSAINIEPETIIRLSNIHNIVAVKEASGNLSNMTKIIANTSDDFQLFTGDDGVTLPVLSIGGDGVISVASHIIGNEMQEMIAKFLQGDIKGASKLHQQLLPIMEGLFKAPNPVPVKTALQLKGLDVGTVRLPLVPLTEKEREELTLLLRRK, from the coding sequence ATGATACGATTTGGTAGAGTATCTACGGCAATGGTAACCCCGTTTGATAGTAAAGGACATATAGATTTTCCTAAAACAACTCAGCTCATTAATTATTTAATTGCCAATGGTACTGATTCACTTGTAGTATCTGGAACAACTGGAGAATCACCTACATTAACTAAAGAAGAAAAATTAGCATTATTCGCTCATGTTGTTAAAGTAGTTGATAAACGAGTATCAGTCATTGCCGGTACAGGTAATTACAACACCTATGAGTCAATCGAAATGACGAAACAAGCAGAAAAAATGGGTGTTGATGGGATTATGCTTGTTGCTCCTTATTATAATAAACCGAATCAAGAGGGTTTGTACCAACATTTCAAGGCGATTGCGGAAAGCACTTCTTTGCCTATACTGTTATATAATATTCCTGGTCGGTCTGCTATTAATATTGAACCGGAAACCATCATTCGACTTTCTAACATTCATAATATTGTCGCTGTTAAAGAAGCGAGCGGCAATTTAAGTAACATGACCAAAATAATCGCGAATACAAGTGACGATTTTCAGCTTTTCACTGGGGACGATGGTGTGACATTGCCGGTGTTATCAATAGGTGGTGACGGTGTCATTTCTGTCGCATCTCATATCATTGGAAATGAGATGCAGGAAATGATTGCAAAGTTTCTCCAAGGTGACATTAAAGGGGCTTCTAAGCTTCATCAGCAGCTTCTTCCGATTATGGAGGGGTTATTTAAAGCGCCAAATCCGGTACCTGTAAAAACAGCTTTACAATTAAAAGGGTTAGATGTCGGTACCGTTCGACTCCCGCTCGTCCCCTTAACAGAGAAGGAACGAGAAGAATTAACGCTGTTACTTCGGCGAAAATAA
- a CDS encoding ClpP family protease produces MDKEIFRNDSGNDEQGQPKEDKPSALMEKIQQLGQTNVPQLSQDSKIHCLTIIGQIEGHLQLPPQNKTTKYEHIIPQLVAIEQNPKIEGLLIILNTVGGDVEAGLAISEMLSSLSKPTVSIVLGGGHSIGVPIAVSCDYSFIAETATMTIHPVRLTGLVIGVPQTFEYLDKMQDRVIRFVTKHSNITEEHFKDLMFAKGNLTRDIGTNVIGIDAVNSGLINEVGGIGQALKKLNELIDFRNQENERLVQ; encoded by the coding sequence ATGGATAAGGAAATCTTCCGAAATGATAGTGGAAATGATGAACAGGGTCAACCAAAAGAAGATAAACCATCAGCTTTAATGGAAAAAATCCAGCAACTTGGACAGACAAATGTACCACAGCTTTCACAGGACTCGAAAATTCATTGTCTAACGATTATCGGGCAAATTGAAGGACATCTTCAGCTGCCGCCGCAAAATAAAACAACGAAATATGAACATATCATTCCACAGCTCGTTGCTATTGAACAGAATCCAAAAATAGAAGGACTTTTAATTATTTTAAATACAGTAGGTGGAGATGTCGAAGCAGGGTTAGCGATTTCTGAAATGTTATCTTCTTTATCAAAGCCAACTGTATCCATTGTATTAGGAGGCGGTCATTCGATTGGTGTACCTATTGCGGTATCTTGTGATTATTCCTTTATTGCAGAAACAGCAACTATGACCATACATCCAGTGCGATTAACAGGTCTTGTGATTGGCGTACCGCAAACCTTTGAATATTTAGATAAAATGCAGGACCGAGTTATCCGGTTTGTGACGAAACATTCTAATATTACGGAGGAACATTTTAAAGATTTAATGTTTGCTAAAGGAAATTTAACAAGAGATATTGGCACAAACGTCATTGGAATTGATGCTGTGAATTCAGGGTTAATAAATGAAGTGGGTGGAATCGGACAGGCATTGAAAAAACTAAATGAATTAATTGATTTTAGAAATCAAGAGAATGAGAGGCTTGTGCAATGA
- the yfmF gene encoding EF-P 5-aminopentanol modification-associated protein YfmF: MGVLSENITDVKGMKLHIISTEKYKTNTIVFKMKAPLSLEHVTKRALLPHVLQSNSKKYPTTSLLRSYLDELYGATFHVDLGKKGEYHIISLSIEIANEKFLSDSTPLLAKAFGFLAEVVTNPNTKGASFDSTTVDNEKRSLKQRIQSVYDDKMKYSNFRLIQEMCKEEAYALNVHGQLEDVDSITPQSLYDYYQEAIAHDELDLYVVGDVQKDEVETLANSLFQFSSRKPKLIVDSPVQITSVKEIKEVQDVKQGKLNIGYRTNVLYGDKDYYALQIFNGIFGGFSHSKLFLNVREKASLAYYVASRLESHKGLMLVMSGIDNKNYEQAVTIIKEQMKAMSAGEFTEDEIKQTKAVIRNQLLETVDNARGMVEILYHNVVSKENISLDYWLEAMESVTKDEITKVAGKIELDTIYFLTEGAQQ; encoded by the coding sequence ATGGGTGTTTTATCGGAAAATATTACGGATGTAAAAGGGATGAAGCTGCATATCATCTCAACTGAGAAATATAAAACGAACACAATCGTTTTCAAAATGAAGGCTCCTTTAAGTCTAGAGCATGTAACAAAACGAGCACTACTTCCTCATGTATTACAAAGCAATTCGAAGAAATATCCAACAACCTCTCTTTTAAGATCCTATTTGGATGAACTATATGGAGCAACTTTTCATGTGGATTTAGGGAAAAAGGGTGAATACCATATCATTAGCTTATCGATTGAAATAGCCAATGAAAAGTTTTTATCTGATTCAACACCACTATTGGCAAAAGCATTTGGGTTTTTAGCGGAGGTTGTAACCAATCCGAATACAAAGGGCGCTTCCTTTGATAGCACAACAGTCGATAATGAGAAGCGTTCTTTAAAACAGCGGATTCAATCCGTCTATGATGATAAAATGAAATATTCTAACTTTCGTCTTATTCAGGAAATGTGCAAAGAGGAGGCTTATGCTCTAAATGTGCATGGTCAGCTAGAGGATGTAGATTCCATAACTCCACAAAGCTTATATGATTACTATCAAGAGGCGATCGCACACGATGAACTGGATCTATATGTTGTCGGGGATGTACAGAAGGATGAAGTAGAGACATTAGCGAATAGCCTGTTTCAATTTAGCTCCCGGAAGCCGAAACTGATAGTGGATAGTCCTGTGCAAATAACATCTGTAAAGGAAATAAAAGAGGTTCAGGACGTAAAGCAAGGAAAGCTGAATATTGGCTATCGAACGAATGTATTATACGGTGATAAAGATTATTATGCCTTGCAAATATTTAATGGAATCTTTGGTGGTTTTTCGCATTCGAAATTGTTTCTTAATGTGAGAGAAAAAGCTAGCCTTGCTTACTATGTTGCTAGCCGTTTAGAAAGCCATAAGGGTTTAATGCTGGTTATGTCAGGAATTGATAATAAAAATTACGAGCAAGCAGTTACCATCATTAAGGAACAGATGAAAGCAATGTCAGCAGGTGAATTTACAGAAGATGAAATCAAGCAGACAAAAGCAGTTATTCGGAATCAACTGCTTGAAACAGTTGATAATGCAAGAGGAATGGTAGAGATTTTATATCATAACGTTGTCTCAAAAGAGAATATTTCATTAGATTATTGGCTAGAGGCGATGGAAAGTGTAACGAAGGATGAGATTACGAAGGTAGCAGGTAAGATTGAATTAGATACCATTTACTTTTTGACTGAGGGGGCGCAACAATAG
- a CDS encoding NUDIX hydrolase — MEIAKVIAKLKGRKLSILGQTELVKYSVLIPLVEVGNETHILFEVRSLNLRRQPGEICFPGGRIDENDVDQRHCAIRETSEELGIEASSIKDVIPLGFTINASSNIIYPFVGRIINPEEMIPNTSEVGEVFTVPLSFFRETKPEVYKIYYQVIPEEGFPLHLIPGGENYKWGQRHLDEYFYQYNGRVIWGLTARVLYNFLELLEGDAKQGE; from the coding sequence TTGGAAATAGCGAAGGTGATTGCAAAACTAAAAGGGCGTAAGCTATCTATTTTGGGACAAACAGAACTGGTTAAATACTCCGTGCTAATCCCCCTTGTCGAGGTAGGGAATGAGACGCATATATTATTTGAAGTTAGGTCCCTGAACTTACGAAGACAACCTGGAGAAATATGCTTTCCAGGCGGTAGAATTGATGAAAATGATGTTGATCAACGCCATTGTGCCATTCGTGAAACCTCTGAGGAATTAGGTATTGAAGCATCATCGATAAAAGATGTCATTCCATTAGGTTTTACAATAAATGCATCTAGTAATATCATTTACCCATTTGTTGGACGAATCATAAACCCGGAGGAAATGATTCCTAATACGTCTGAGGTAGGAGAGGTTTTTACTGTCCCACTATCTTTTTTTCGTGAAACAAAACCGGAAGTATATAAAATCTATTATCAAGTGATCCCTGAGGAGGGATTTCCGCTGCATTTAATTCCAGGAGGAGAAAATTACAAATGGGGTCAACGGCATTTGGATGAATATTTCTATCAGTACAATGGTAGGGTTATTTGGGGCTTAACGGCACGTGTATTGTATAATTTCTTAGAATTATTAGAAGGTGATGCAAAGCAAGGAGAGTAG
- a CDS encoding FtsK/SpoIIIE family DNA translocase, whose protein sequence is MAKRKRRQSRNKTHIKQTIQFELVALLLIALSIISMANLGAVGHAVVMFYRFFIGEWYMIGLIGMIIYGGYLMWKRQRPFLLSVKLIGLYIIVSALLLLSHITLFQLLSNGDKFVNPSVIANTWELYWLEVRGEASSTDLGGGMTGAVLFAIFYYLFDEAGTKLISFVLILIGFILLTGKTFGEGAGKVFTAFGRFLGGQWQSFKEDMQGWKEDKQKKREEKRAQKDADKAEQVEDTTKTNPVIHLTAEEQKEENVRPEPIISSFTERAYQQNGVPDQEKTEESEEDTPPITFNEVTEVENVDYELPPIDLLKLPKYTDQSGEYALIQENAAKLERTFQSFGVKATVTQVHLGPAVTKYEVHPDVGVKVSKIVSLTDDLALALAAKDIRMEAPIPGKSAIGIEVPNTDVAMVSLREVLESKQNNKPEAKLMIGLGRDITGGAVLAELNKMPHLLVAGATGSGKSVCINGIITSILMRAKPHEVKLMMVDPKMVELNVYNGIPHLLAPVVTNPKKASQALQKVVNEMERRYDLFSHTGTRNIEGYNEHIRRHNAEEEAQQPLLPYIVVIVDELADLMMVASSDVEDSITRLAQMARAAGIHLIIATQRPSVDVITGVIKANIPSRIAFAVSSATDSRTILDMGGAEKLLGRGDMLFFPVGASKPVRVQGAFLSDEEVEEVVEFVIDQQKAQYQEDMIPDDIPNNRSDVEDELYGEAVDLVLEMQTASVSMLQRRFRIGYTRAARLIDEMEARGIVGPYEGSKPRAVLMMKPSSEDII, encoded by the coding sequence ATGGCCAAAAGAAAAAGGCGACAATCCAGAAATAAAACACATATAAAACAAACCATTCAATTTGAATTAGTTGCCCTCTTATTAATTGCCCTTTCGATTATATCAATGGCAAATTTAGGAGCTGTCGGTCATGCAGTTGTCATGTTTTACCGATTTTTTATCGGTGAATGGTATATGATTGGACTCATCGGCATGATTATTTACGGCGGTTATTTAATGTGGAAACGTCAACGACCTTTTTTACTTTCTGTTAAATTGATTGGTCTATATATTATTGTTTCTGCCTTGTTGCTGTTAAGTCATATTACTCTGTTTCAGCTTCTGTCCAATGGAGATAAATTTGTAAATCCAAGTGTGATTGCAAACACATGGGAATTATATTGGTTGGAGGTACGCGGAGAAGCAAGTTCAACAGACCTTGGTGGAGGAATGACAGGAGCCGTATTATTTGCAATCTTTTATTATTTATTTGATGAAGCTGGAACAAAGCTCATATCCTTTGTCCTTATTCTAATCGGATTTATTCTCTTAACTGGAAAAACCTTTGGTGAGGGAGCTGGTAAGGTTTTTACAGCGTTTGGGCGATTCTTAGGAGGTCAATGGCAATCGTTTAAAGAGGATATGCAGGGTTGGAAGGAGGACAAGCAGAAAAAACGTGAAGAAAAACGTGCTCAAAAAGATGCAGATAAGGCTGAACAGGTAGAGGATACAACGAAAACAAATCCAGTTATTCATCTCACTGCCGAGGAGCAGAAGGAGGAGAATGTTAGACCTGAACCAATCATTTCCAGCTTTACTGAACGTGCTTATCAACAAAATGGGGTGCCTGATCAAGAAAAGACGGAGGAAAGTGAAGAGGATACACCACCTATCACCTTTAATGAAGTGACAGAAGTGGAAAATGTTGACTATGAACTGCCTCCAATCGACCTCTTAAAACTCCCTAAATACACGGACCAAAGCGGGGAATATGCTTTAATACAAGAAAATGCGGCCAAGCTTGAGCGTACGTTCCAGAGCTTTGGAGTAAAGGCAACTGTTACTCAAGTTCACCTTGGACCTGCAGTAACAAAGTATGAAGTACATCCGGATGTTGGAGTGAAGGTGAGCAAAATCGTTAGTCTAACTGATGATTTAGCTTTAGCCCTTGCAGCAAAGGATATTCGTATGGAGGCACCTATTCCGGGAAAATCAGCTATTGGTATTGAGGTTCCCAATACAGATGTGGCAATGGTTTCACTGCGAGAGGTTTTGGAATCCAAGCAGAATAACAAGCCGGAAGCGAAGCTGATGATTGGTTTGGGTCGTGATATTACGGGTGGAGCAGTATTAGCTGAGCTTAATAAAATGCCTCATTTATTAGTGGCAGGTGCAACAGGAAGTGGGAAGAGTGTTTGTATCAACGGTATCATAACGAGTATACTGATGAGGGCAAAACCACATGAAGTGAAGCTGATGATGGTAGACCCGAAAATGGTGGAATTAAATGTATATAACGGAATCCCCCATTTATTAGCTCCTGTTGTAACGAATCCGAAGAAAGCTTCACAGGCTCTGCAAAAGGTAGTCAATGAGATGGAGCGAAGATATGATCTATTCTCTCACACAGGAACAAGAAATATTGAAGGTTATAATGAACACATTAGGCGTCATAACGCTGAAGAAGAAGCTCAGCAGCCACTCCTGCCATATATAGTGGTTATTGTCGATGAGCTAGCTGATTTAATGATGGTTGCTTCTTCAGATGTTGAGGATTCAATTACGAGACTGGCACAAATGGCTCGTGCTGCCGGTATTCATTTAATTATTGCCACACAGCGTCCGTCTGTTGATGTTATTACAGGGGTAATTAAAGCCAATATTCCATCAAGAATTGCGTTTGCTGTATCTTCTGCCACGGATTCAAGGACCATTCTTGATATGGGTGGAGCGGAGAAATTATTGGGACGCGGTGATATGCTGTTTTTCCCTGTTGGAGCTTCAAAGCCTGTACGTGTTCAAGGTGCTTTTCTTTCAGATGAAGAAGTGGAAGAGGTTGTAGAATTTGTTATTGACCAACAAAAAGCACAGTATCAGGAGGATATGATTCCTGATGATATTCCTAATAACCGTTCGGATGTGGAAGATGAGTTGTATGGAGAAGCAGTTGACTTAGTACTAGAAATGCAGACGGCTTCAGTCTCTATGCTGCAGCGCAGATTTCGGATAGGTTATACTAGGGCAGCAAGATTAATAGATGAAATGGAAGCTCGCGGGATTGTTGGACCGTATGAAGGAAGTAAGCCTCGAGCTGTTTTAATGATGAAACCTTCTTCAGAAGATATCATATAA
- the yfmH gene encoding EF-P 5-aminopentanol modification-associated protein YfmH, which translates to MEKIEFKQLQEELFHEKLDNGLEVYILPKKGFNKTYATFTTKYGSIDNHFVPLGKEEYLKVPDGIAHFLEHKLFEKEDGDVFQQFSKQGASANAFTSFTRTAYLFSSTSAVELNLDTLLNFVQEPYFSEKTVEKEKGIIGQEITMYDDNPDWRLYYGVIQNMYHTHPVSIDIAGTIESISHITKDLLYECYGTFYHPSNMLLFVVGPVEPEKIMNQIKENQRKRNYESVPEIKRQFDPEPVEVAEKKQVLKMNVQTSKCMVGIKALDKAYSGAEMLKYELTLNMMLDVLFGKTSDNYQHLYSAGLIDDTFSFDYSQEKGFGFAMIGGDTPEPDRLANDLQKMLESAKQGSAFTAENIERTKRKKIGTFLRAINSPEYIANQFTRYAFNDMNLFDVVPTLERITVDDLKAAAAELIAEERITVCQVVPKK; encoded by the coding sequence ATGGAAAAAATAGAATTTAAGCAACTCCAAGAAGAGCTTTTCCATGAAAAGCTTGATAATGGCTTAGAAGTATATATATTGCCAAAAAAAGGCTTTAATAAAACCTATGCAACGTTTACGACAAAATATGGCTCCATCGATAACCACTTTGTTCCACTTGGTAAAGAAGAATACTTAAAGGTGCCTGATGGAATTGCTCATTTTTTAGAGCATAAGCTGTTTGAAAAGGAAGATGGTGATGTCTTTCAGCAATTTAGTAAACAGGGTGCTTCAGCTAATGCTTTTACTTCTTTTACGAGAACAGCCTATTTATTTTCAAGTACGTCTGCTGTAGAGCTAAACCTTGATACCTTATTAAATTTTGTTCAGGAGCCATATTTTAGTGAAAAAACAGTTGAAAAGGAAAAGGGGATTATCGGTCAGGAAATAACAATGTATGATGATAATCCTGATTGGCGGCTGTATTATGGAGTGATTCAAAATATGTATCATACCCACCCAGTCAGCATTGATATTGCAGGGACGATTGAGTCTATTTCACATATTACAAAGGACCTCCTCTATGAATGCTATGGGACCTTTTATCATCCAAGTAACATGCTGCTATTTGTTGTTGGTCCGGTGGAACCAGAAAAAATTATGAATCAAATAAAAGAGAATCAACGAAAACGGAACTATGAATCTGTCCCAGAAATTAAGCGTCAGTTTGACCCAGAACCAGTAGAGGTAGCGGAGAAAAAACAAGTTCTTAAAATGAATGTCCAAACATCAAAGTGTATGGTTGGGATAAAAGCGCTTGATAAGGCGTACTCTGGAGCAGAAATGCTGAAGTATGAGCTAACATTAAATATGATGCTTGATGTTTTATTTGGTAAAACCTCGGATAATTATCAGCATTTATATTCTGCAGGACTAATTGATGATACTTTTTCGTTTGATTACAGTCAGGAAAAAGGGTTTGGCTTTGCTATGATTGGCGGTGATACACCTGAACCTGATCGCCTAGCTAACGACTTACAAAAAATGCTCGAATCGGCAAAGCAAGGAAGTGCTTTTACAGCTGAAAATATTGAAAGGACGAAGAGGAAAAAAATCGGGACATTCCTACGTGCGATCAATTCACCTGAATATATCGCCAATCAATTTACACGATATGCTTTTAATGACATGAACCTATTTGATGTGGTTCCAACACTTGAGAGAATTACGGTGGATGATTTGAAGGCAGCAGCTGCTGAATTGATAGCAGAAGAACGTATCACTGTGTGCCAGGTAGTTCCAAAAAAATAA
- the ymfI gene encoding elongation factor P 5-aminopentanone reductase, producing MRKYALITGASGGIGHAMAKKLAETGYSLYLHYHQNAQAIRELLDELSIYEGEFIPIQADLSTPDGYKKLSSNIFTLDSIIHNSGISHYGLFVDTDRETVENLTMIHLTSPIMLTKELLPKLIRQQSGSILFITSIWGQTGASCEVIYSAVKGAQISLVKSLSKELALNGIRVNGVAPGAVNTTMLGHFTNEELDMIKAEIPMGRLAEPEDIANSVSFLLSEKASYITGQILSVNGGWYM from the coding sequence ATGAGGAAATACGCTTTAATAACCGGGGCAAGCGGAGGAATTGGGCATGCGATGGCGAAAAAATTGGCAGAGACAGGCTATTCTCTTTATTTACACTATCATCAAAATGCTCAAGCAATCAGGGAACTTTTAGATGAATTGTCCATATATGAGGGTGAATTTATTCCTATACAGGCAGATTTGTCAACGCCGGATGGCTATAAAAAGCTATCTAGTAATATTTTTACCCTAGATTCCATCATTCATAATAGTGGTATAAGTCATTATGGCTTATTTGTTGATACAGATAGAGAAACCGTTGAAAATTTAACGATGATCCACTTGACTTCACCTATTATGCTAACGAAGGAATTGCTTCCAAAATTAATTAGACAGCAGTCTGGTTCCATTTTGTTCATCACGTCAATCTGGGGTCAAACTGGTGCCTCCTGCGAAGTCATCTATTCAGCTGTAAAGGGAGCGCAAATCTCTCTAGTAAAATCCTTAAGCAAGGAATTAGCACTGAATGGAATCAGAGTAAATGGTGTCGCTCCTGGAGCTGTCAATACGACGATGCTCGGTCATTTTACTAATGAAGAATTAGACATGATCAAGGCAGAGATACCGATGGGGCGCTTGGCAGAACCAGAGGATATTGCAAACAGTGTGTCTTTTTTACTTTCAGAGAAAGCAAGCTATATTACAGGGCAGATACTAAGTGTGAATGGCGGTTGGTATATGTGA